From Flavobacterium sp. 102, a single genomic window includes:
- a CDS encoding transglycosylase domain-containing protein: protein MKTKKQKVFLFLKICGILILLGIALVFAFRNTLLEKVIHRIDAKMERDYQCRLNIAKAEFHGLTNLEFQRITLVPKDADTLVRIDELKTSVSFWKLLVGDIQLGKLEINKGYVQLVKTKNGSNFDAFLRSKKEKSVNSEINYAKLLNRISSNLMDLVPTDMHVKGFAFKIDDKGNKVIFDFNQLALADKKLNTLIQVTSDGFSQQWAINGFADPRDRKADLAFFNPKSDTIRIPYLDKKFNLKAGFKSIHFNLENLSMDSGELHIDGYSSIQNLMVNHPKIASKDVVIQNARFDYRWIVGPRFMALDSTSIVQLNSIKCQPYISYTNEKDKVYAFKLTIPKMKANDFITSLPTGLFRHFEGMEAQGNFSYALNFEYNDHKPNDIIFDSRLKPEGLKIIKYGEADLNKINGEFTYRAIDKGVAQRPIVVGNANYNYTPLSAISPYLRKCVLTSEDPSFFEHRGFINSAFKQSIVKNIKTKKFTRGASTISMQLVKNVFLTREKTLSRKLEEILLVYILENNRISSKERMLEVYFNIIEWGPNIYGIGEASRFYFNKMPQDLNVNQCLFLASIIPKPKGFMSRLENTEKLKPYAQQQNDFLMRLMFKRNLITVSDTIGNFALDISGPARMYLKQKPIAVQNDSLSVDDFDF, encoded by the coding sequence ATGAAAACAAAAAAACAAAAAGTATTCCTTTTTCTTAAAATATGTGGTATTCTTATACTGCTTGGAATTGCTTTGGTTTTTGCTTTTCGAAATACCCTTTTAGAGAAAGTCATTCATCGCATTGATGCTAAAATGGAACGCGATTATCAATGCCGTTTAAACATTGCCAAAGCCGAATTTCACGGTTTAACGAATCTCGAATTCCAACGAATTACTTTAGTGCCAAAAGACGCAGACACTTTGGTTCGCATAGACGAATTGAAAACGAGTGTTAGTTTTTGGAAATTATTGGTCGGCGATATTCAGCTGGGCAAACTCGAAATCAATAAAGGGTATGTTCAATTGGTGAAAACCAAAAACGGTAGCAACTTTGACGCTTTTCTGCGTTCCAAAAAAGAGAAAAGTGTCAATTCGGAAATCAATTATGCCAAACTTTTAAACAGAATATCCTCTAATTTAATGGATTTGGTGCCAACGGACATGCATGTTAAAGGATTTGCTTTTAAGATTGATGATAAGGGCAATAAAGTAATTTTTGATTTCAATCAATTGGCTTTAGCCGATAAAAAACTCAACACTTTGATTCAAGTGACTTCTGATGGTTTTTCACAACAATGGGCGATTAACGGTTTTGCCGATCCGAGAGACCGAAAAGCCGATTTAGCGTTTTTCAATCCAAAAAGTGACACGATACGCATTCCTTATTTAGACAAAAAATTCAACCTGAAAGCCGGTTTTAAATCGATTCATTTCAACTTGGAAAATCTTTCAATGGACAGTGGTGAGTTACACATTGACGGTTATTCCTCTATCCAGAATTTGATGGTCAATCATCCCAAAATTGCCAGCAAAGATGTAGTAATTCAAAACGCACGATTTGATTATCGTTGGATTGTTGGTCCTCGATTTATGGCTTTGGATAGTACTTCGATTGTGCAATTGAACAGTATTAAATGCCAGCCTTATATTTCGTACACCAATGAAAAAGACAAAGTCTATGCGTTCAAATTGACCATTCCGAAAATGAAAGCGAATGACTTTATTACTTCTTTACCCACTGGTTTATTTCGCCATTTTGAAGGCATGGAAGCGCAAGGCAATTTCAGTTATGCACTGAATTTTGAATACAATGATCACAAACCGAACGATATCATTTTTGACAGCCGTCTAAAGCCCGAAGGTTTGAAAATTATCAAATATGGCGAAGCCGATTTAAATAAAATCAATGGCGAATTTACCTATCGTGCCATTGACAAAGGCGTGGCGCAAAGACCAATCGTTGTTGGGAACGCCAACTACAATTATACGCCGTTGTCGGCCATTTCGCCTTACCTTAGAAAATGCGTGTTGACTAGTGAAGACCCGTCTTTTTTTGAGCATCGCGGGTTCATCAATTCGGCTTTCAAACAGTCGATTGTGAAGAACATTAAAACCAAAAAATTCACCCGTGGCGCAAGTACGATTAGCATGCAATTGGTCAAAAATGTATTCCTAACTCGTGAAAAAACCTTGTCTCGAAAACTGGAAGAAATCTTATTGGTTTACATCCTGGAAAACAACCGCATCAGTTCCAAAGAACGCATGCTTGAAGTGTATTTCAACATTATCGAATGGGGACCAAATATCTATGGCATTGGTGAAGCTTCCCGTTTTTATTTTAACAAAATGCCTCAGGATTTAAATGTGAACCAGTGCTTGTTCTTGGCCAGTATTATCCCAAAACCTAAAGGCTTCATGTCGCGTTTAGAGAATACCGAAAAACTCAAACCTTATGCCCAACAGCAAAACGATTTTCTGATGCGATTGATGTTTAAACGAAATCTTATTACGGTCAGCGATACCATTGGCAATTTTGCCTTAGATATCTCAGGACCGGCAAGAATGTACCTCAAACAAAAACCCATTGCCGTTCAAAATGATAGTTTAAGCGTAGACGATTTTGATTTTTAA
- the radA gene encoding DNA repair protein RadA, with amino-acid sequence MSKLKTTFFCQNCGTQYAKWQGQCNSCKEWNTIAEEIIQKEEKSSWKPDTSDSKRVSKPLRIKEIDSTQEVRMDTTDGELNRVLGGGIVPGSLILLGGEPGIGKSTLLLQISLKLPYKTLYVSGEESQKQIKMRAERINPNSDNCYILTETKTQNIFRHIVETEPDIVIIDSIQTLHTDYIESTAGSISQIRETTAELIKFAKETNIPVILIGHITKDGNIAGPKILEHMVDTVLQFEGDRNHVYRILRSLKNRFGSTAELGIYEMQGSGLREVSNPSEILISHREEELSGTAIASTLEGMRPLMIEIQALVSTAVYGTPQRSTTGYNAKRLNMILAVLEKRAGFRLGTKDVFLNVTGGISVDDPAIDLAVVAAILSSNEDIAVGKDVCFAGEVGLSGEIRPVNRVEQRIQEAEKLGFSTIFVSKYNKIATKFPGIKVVLVSKIEEVVEQLFG; translated from the coding sequence ATGTCGAAACTCAAAACTACATTTTTTTGTCAAAATTGTGGTACCCAATACGCCAAATGGCAAGGCCAATGCAATTCCTGTAAAGAATGGAATACCATAGCCGAAGAGATTATTCAAAAAGAAGAAAAATCGAGCTGGAAACCCGATACTTCCGACTCAAAAAGAGTTTCAAAACCGCTTAGAATCAAAGAAATCGATTCGACGCAAGAAGTGCGAATGGACACGACTGACGGCGAATTAAATCGCGTACTCGGTGGCGGCATTGTTCCGGGTTCGTTGATCCTTTTAGGTGGTGAACCGGGCATCGGAAAAAGCACATTACTGCTTCAAATTTCTCTAAAACTACCTTATAAAACTTTATATGTTTCGGGCGAAGAAAGTCAGAAGCAAATCAAAATGCGTGCGGAAAGAATCAATCCGAACAGTGACAATTGCTACATCTTAACCGAAACCAAAACCCAAAATATATTCCGTCACATCGTAGAAACCGAACCCGATATTGTCATCATCGATTCAATTCAAACCTTGCACACGGATTATATTGAATCGACCGCCGGAAGTATTTCTCAAATCAGAGAAACTACTGCTGAACTGATAAAATTCGCCAAAGAAACCAATATTCCGGTGATCTTAATTGGTCACATTACCAAAGACGGCAACATCGCCGGACCCAAGATTTTGGAACACATGGTTGACACCGTTTTACAATTTGAAGGCGACAGAAATCACGTGTACCGAATATTACGTTCGCTCAAAAACCGATTTGGTTCTACAGCTGAATTGGGTATTTATGAAATGCAAGGTTCCGGTTTAAGAGAAGTTTCCAATCCATCAGAGATTTTAATTTCGCACCGAGAAGAAGAACTGTCCGGAACCGCGATTGCTTCTACTTTGGAAGGCATGCGACCGTTAATGATAGAAATTCAAGCCTTGGTTTCTACAGCAGTGTATGGAACGCCACAACGAAGTACGACAGGTTACAATGCCAAACGATTAAACATGATTTTGGCCGTATTGGAAAAGCGCGCCGGGTTCCGATTAGGCACTAAAGATGTTTTCCTAAATGTTACCGGTGGCATTTCTGTCGATGATCCTGCGATAGATTTAGCGGTTGTAGCGGCAATTTTATCTTCCAATGAAGATATCGCTGTGGGCAAGGATGTTTGCTTTGCGGGAGAAGTGGGTTTGTCGGGCGAAATTCGTCCGGTGAATCGTGTTGAACAACGCATTCAAGAAGCGGAAAAATTAGGCTTTTCGACCATTTTTGTGTCTAAATACAATAAAATTGCCACTAAATTTCCGGGAATCAAAGTGGTTTTAGTCTCTAAAATTGAAGAAGTCGTTGAGCAGTTGTTTGGGTAA
- a CDS encoding alpha/beta hydrolase-fold protein has product MKQLFFLLLFVCSGNLFAQRTITDTITSQKLNEDREIKIGLPPSYDQNKTQKYPLLILFDGEFLFDAFQGALSYGYYWDDLPEVIVVAISQNKNNERETDCTFDETTGLPSEKGADFFEFVGMELIPSIQKNFRTAPFRIVAGLDTTAAFLNCYLYKDQPIFNAYISMSPELPAGMEEQIPERLAAMQQTTFFYHCTAEGDMKKMKTRIQALDAAAKLVKNPKLNYLYEEFKGASHYSLVLHAIPSALYQIFAVYQPISTVEFQEKIAVLPSGYVKYLADKYAVLEQSLGLKLQIRINDFKAIEAAILKNKAYVEFDELAQLARKNYPKSMLADYHLAQQYEKTGDSKRAIKSYQAAFQKEEIGDLTKDMMLERADALKGALKNKKEEVIEETPPTEEVPTDAPAETPTEEKKSE; this is encoded by the coding sequence ATGAAACAACTGTTTTTTCTATTACTGTTTGTTTGTTCGGGCAATTTATTTGCACAAAGAACAATCACAGACACCATAACTTCCCAAAAATTAAACGAAGACCGCGAAATAAAAATCGGACTTCCACCATCTTATGACCAAAACAAAACGCAAAAATATCCTTTGCTAATCCTTTTTGACGGTGAATTTCTTTTTGATGCCTTTCAAGGTGCTTTGAGTTATGGCTACTATTGGGATGATTTGCCTGAAGTGATTGTTGTTGCTATTAGCCAAAACAAAAATAACGAACGCGAAACCGATTGTACTTTCGATGAAACTACCGGGTTGCCTTCTGAAAAAGGAGCTGATTTCTTTGAATTTGTCGGGATGGAATTGATTCCGAGTATCCAAAAAAACTTCCGCACTGCGCCATTCAGAATCGTAGCCGGTTTAGACACGACGGCAGCCTTTTTGAATTGTTATTTATACAAAGACCAACCCATATTTAACGCTTACATCTCTATGAGCCCTGAACTTCCGGCCGGAATGGAAGAACAAATTCCGGAACGATTGGCAGCGATGCAACAAACGACTTTCTTTTACCACTGTACAGCCGAAGGTGATATGAAAAAAATGAAAACCCGTATTCAAGCTTTAGATGCTGCGGCCAAATTGGTAAAGAATCCAAAACTAAATTATCTTTATGAAGAGTTCAAAGGCGCTTCGCATTACTCTTTAGTTTTGCATGCCATTCCGAGTGCTTTGTACCAAATTTTTGCGGTTTACCAACCGATTTCTACGGTTGAATTTCAGGAGAAAATTGCCGTATTACCTTCGGGTTATGTCAAATATTTAGCTGACAAATATGCGGTTTTGGAACAATCTTTAGGTCTAAAATTACAAATCAGGATCAATGATTTCAAAGCCATTGAAGCGGCTATTTTAAAAAACAAAGCGTATGTCGAGTTTGATGAATTGGCTCAATTGGCCCGAAAAAATTACCCGAAATCGATGTTAGCGGATTACCATTTGGCACAACAATATGAAAAAACGGGCGATTCCAAAAGAGCGATAAAAAGTTACCAAGCCGCTTTCCAAAAAGAAGAAATCGGTGATTTGACCAAAGACATGATGCTAGAAAGAGCCGATGCTTTGAAAGGCGCTTTGAAAAACAAAAAAGAAGAAGTAATTGAAGAAACTCCTCCAACAGAAGAAGTGCCAACAGATGCTCCGGCAGAAACACCAACCGAAGAGAAAAAATCAGAATAA
- a CDS encoding lysylphosphatidylglycerol synthase transmembrane domain-containing protein — protein sequence MKNQIRKWLTILIPLFIGVAIIYYQYTTLKPDEIDKIKESFQKANYSYIFLSLLVACVGYWSRAYRWKFALNHLGYHTKFYNNFFTVSVSYLVNLTVPRSGEISRAALLKKYENVPFDKAFGTIVAERIVDLLIFLLFVFIGFVSQFDEIYKFLLSKNVSLQSLIYYGVAAVILGIIFLLIWIYAEWPIILKLKKKLSGLIEGMTTVVKMKSKWEYLFHSFFIWISYLTMFYIAIFALPETSEISFDIVIMGFIFGSLAVGFSNGGLGAYPFSIALIFSLYGISNDIGIAFGWLVWTSQTILAILLGLISYVLLPVFNRKK from the coding sequence TTGAAAAATCAAATTCGTAAATGGCTGACTATTCTTATTCCTCTTTTCATAGGAGTCGCTATTATTTACTATCAATACACCACGTTAAAACCTGACGAAATTGACAAAATAAAAGAGAGTTTTCAGAAAGCGAATTACTCTTATATTTTTCTGTCATTATTGGTTGCCTGTGTTGGCTACTGGTCAAGAGCTTATCGCTGGAAATTTGCCTTGAATCATTTGGGCTACCACACCAAATTTTACAACAATTTCTTTACCGTAAGTGTTTCTTATTTGGTCAACTTAACGGTACCGCGTTCAGGCGAAATCTCTCGTGCCGCTCTTTTGAAAAAATATGAAAATGTACCTTTTGACAAAGCTTTTGGAACCATTGTTGCCGAGAGAATTGTTGATTTGTTGATTTTCTTATTGTTTGTCTTTATTGGATTTGTTTCTCAGTTTGACGAAATTTATAAGTTCCTATTAAGTAAAAATGTCTCATTACAATCGTTAATCTATTACGGTGTTGCGGCTGTAATTTTAGGCATCATTTTTTTGCTGATTTGGATTTATGCTGAATGGCCAATCATCCTAAAACTAAAGAAGAAACTATCGGGATTGATTGAAGGCATGACAACTGTGGTGAAAATGAAATCAAAATGGGAATACCTTTTTCACTCTTTTTTTATCTGGATTTCCTACCTGACGATGTTCTACATTGCCATATTTGCTTTACCCGAAACTTCTGAAATCAGCTTTGACATCGTTATTATGGGCTTCATTTTTGGGAGTTTGGCTGTTGGTTTTTCCAATGGTGGATTAGGTGCTTATCCTTTTTCTATCGCTTTAATTTTCTCGCTTTACGGTATTTCAAATGATATTGGAATTGCCTTTGGTTGGCTGGTTTGGACCTCGCAAACTATCTTAGCCATTCTTCTCGGACTGATTTCCTATGTTTTGCTTCCGGTGTTCAATAGAAAAAAATAA
- the panD gene encoding aspartate 1-decarboxylase: protein MQIEVVKSKIHRVKVTGADLNYVGSITIDQTLMEASNLIEGEKVSIVNVNNGERFDTYVIPGAKNSGDITLNGPAARRVHKGDIIIIMSYALMDFEEAKTFKPWLVFPNEKDNSLT from the coding sequence ATGCAAATTGAAGTAGTAAAATCGAAAATTCATCGTGTAAAAGTTACCGGAGCCGACTTGAATTACGTCGGAAGCATCACCATTGACCAAACTTTAATGGAAGCTTCTAACCTGATTGAAGGTGAAAAAGTATCTATAGTTAACGTCAACAATGGCGAACGTTTTGACACTTATGTTATACCGGGAGCTAAAAATTCAGGTGATATTACACTCAATGGTCCGGCCGCCAGAAGAGTACACAAAGGCGACATCATCATCATCATGTCGTATGCTTTAATGGATTTCGAAGAAGCCAAAACCTTCAAACCTTGGTTGGTTTTTCCCAATGAAAAAGACAATTCTTTGACCTAA
- the panC gene encoding pantoate--beta-alanine ligase: MLIFNNQNELVAHLASVSNTATTIGFVPTMGALHQGHLSLLSEAVTNNSITVISIFVNPTQFNNPEDLAKYPRTLDADIEKIKTVSDKIIVYAPSVDDIYKGNTVSQPFDFDGLENQMEGQFRPGHFNGVGTIVKRLFEIVKPTNAYFGEKDFQQLQIVKKMVEKAQMPVQVIGCPIYREANGLAMSSRNERLSETEKKEAAIIFKTISHAKKLFATKSATEVTIWVKKTFEKNQNFALEYFQIADEATLLPCIRKNKTKKYRAFIAVFINNIRLIDTISLN, translated from the coding sequence ATGCTCATTTTTAACAATCAAAATGAATTAGTTGCTCACTTAGCTTCTGTTTCAAACACAGCAACCACCATTGGTTTTGTACCTACTATGGGCGCACTTCATCAAGGACATTTGTCTTTGCTGTCCGAAGCCGTGACCAACAATTCAATCACGGTGATCAGTATTTTTGTCAATCCGACGCAGTTCAACAATCCGGAAGATTTAGCCAAATATCCCAGAACTTTAGACGCTGACATCGAAAAAATAAAAACCGTTTCAGATAAAATAATCGTTTACGCACCAAGTGTAGATGACATTTACAAAGGCAATACCGTTTCCCAACCTTTTGATTTTGATGGTTTGGAAAACCAAATGGAAGGCCAATTTCGTCCAGGTCATTTTAATGGCGTTGGAACCATCGTAAAAAGACTTTTCGAAATTGTAAAACCAACAAATGCTTATTTTGGCGAAAAGGATTTTCAGCAGCTGCAGATTGTCAAAAAAATGGTTGAGAAAGCACAAATGCCAGTACAAGTTATTGGTTGTCCTATTTACAGAGAAGCGAACGGATTAGCCATGAGTTCAAGAAACGAAAGATTATCCGAAACCGAGAAAAAGGAAGCAGCAATCATCTTTAAAACCATTTCGCATGCCAAAAAACTATTCGCTACAAAATCAGCAACCGAAGTAACAATTTGGGTCAAAAAAACCTTTGAGAAAAACCAAAACTTTGCCTTAGAGTATTTCCAAATAGCGGATGAAGCCACTTTGTTACCATGTATTCGAAAAAACAAAACCAAAAAATACCGCGCTTTTATCGCAGTTTTTATCAACAATATTAGATTGATTGACACCATATCACTAAATTAA
- a CDS encoding glycogen/starch synthase, translated as MEDKRILYVSSEVVPYLAENEVSLMSYDVPKMVNDQGGQIRIFMPRYGNINERRHQLHEVIRLSGMNLVVNDLDMPLIIKVASIPKERIQVYFIDNDEYFKRKATFSDEDGVMYPDNDERAIFFAKGVVETVKKLNWVPDIIHVHGWMAGLLPVYMKHYYKDEALFSDTKIVTSVYGQSFDGTLNTEMINKIKFDNIPHDAIQDLELPNYENLIKSSVMHSDAVIIASENLSSSLTKFIESSGKPFLPFASKDKFSEAYTNFYKEMLP; from the coding sequence ATGGAAGATAAGAGGATATTGTATGTATCATCTGAAGTGGTGCCTTATCTGGCTGAGAATGAGGTTTCTTTAATGTCGTATGACGTTCCTAAAATGGTTAATGATCAAGGCGGGCAAATAAGAATATTTATGCCAAGATATGGAAATATCAATGAAAGAAGGCATCAATTACACGAGGTTATCCGATTGTCAGGAATGAATTTAGTAGTTAATGATTTGGATATGCCCTTGATTATCAAAGTGGCTTCTATTCCAAAAGAGAGAATTCAGGTTTATTTTATTGATAATGATGAATACTTCAAGCGAAAAGCTACGTTCAGCGATGAAGATGGCGTGATGTATCCTGATAATGACGAAAGAGCTATTTTCTTTGCCAAAGGCGTAGTGGAAACCGTTAAAAAACTAAATTGGGTTCCCGATATTATTCACGTTCACGGTTGGATGGCCGGTTTGTTGCCGGTTTACATGAAGCACTACTATAAAGATGAAGCTTTGTTTTCGGATACTAAAATTGTGACTTCGGTTTATGGTCAGTCTTTTGACGGCACTTTAAATACGGAAATGATTAACAAAATTAAGTTTGATAACATTCCGCATGACGCTATCCAAGATTTAGAATTGCCTAACTATGAAAACCTAATCAAGTCTTCTGTGATGCACTCGGACGCCGTTATTATTGCCTCTGAAAACCTGTCTTCAAGTTTAACAAAATTTATAGAATCTTCAGGAAAACCTTTTTTACCTTTCGCCTCGAAAGACAAATTTTCAGAAGCATATACCAATTTCTATAAGGAGATGCTTCCTTAA